A genomic segment from Barrientosiimonas humi encodes:
- a CDS encoding TraR/DksA family transcriptional regulator → MTSEVTEALARERADAVRRLADLEQLHLRIVDASRDDNADDEHDTEGQTIAWDRAQNSALVEATKERIAEIDRATKRFEDGWDGSCAVCGAPIPHERLLARPTATRCVACA, encoded by the coding sequence GTGACGAGCGAGGTGACCGAGGCGCTGGCGCGGGAGCGCGCCGATGCCGTACGCCGGTTGGCCGACCTCGAGCAGCTGCACCTGCGCATCGTGGACGCCTCGAGGGACGACAACGCCGACGATGAGCACGACACCGAGGGTCAGACGATCGCGTGGGACCGCGCGCAGAACTCGGCTCTCGTCGAGGCGACGAAGGAGCGCATCGCCGAGATCGACCGCGCTACAAAGAGATTCGAGGACGGATGGGACGGGAGCTGCGCTGTCTGCGGCGCCCCGATCCCGCACGAGCGGCTGCTGGCCCGACCCACCGCGACCCGCTGCGTCGCGTGCGCGTGA
- a CDS encoding nucleoside kinase — MGVRNYLVEGGSATGKTSVCHELRRRGFHAINGDTDLAYQGDPETGEPLDDPGSHWHHIWPVDRVRALAGDGTEPATFFCGGSRNHARFIDVFDEVFVLDVDLATLERRLDARPDEFGATGEERELVVRLHLTGEGLPDPATRIDAARPLHVVVDEILMRVSGDDDLDGFAGAAGRVDLDD, encoded by the coding sequence GTGGGCGTGCGGAACTACCTCGTCGAGGGCGGCTCGGCCACGGGGAAGACCTCCGTCTGCCACGAGCTGCGTCGGCGCGGCTTCCACGCGATCAACGGCGACACCGACCTGGCCTACCAGGGCGATCCGGAGACGGGTGAGCCGCTCGACGACCCGGGGTCGCACTGGCACCACATCTGGCCGGTCGACCGGGTCCGTGCGTTGGCCGGCGACGGCACCGAGCCCGCCACGTTCTTCTGCGGCGGCTCGCGCAACCACGCCCGCTTCATCGACGTGTTCGACGAGGTCTTCGTCCTCGACGTCGACCTCGCGACGCTGGAGCGACGGCTGGACGCCCGGCCCGACGAGTTCGGGGCGACGGGGGAGGAGCGGGAGCTGGTCGTCCGGCTGCACCTGACAGGGGAGGGCCTCCCCGACCCGGCCACGCGGATCGACGCCGCGAGGCCGCTCCACGTCGTGGTGGACGAGATCCTCATGCGCGTCTCCGGCGACGACGACCTAGATGGTTTCGCCGGGGCCGCCGGCCGCGTCGATCTCGACGACTAG
- a CDS encoding methyltransferase domain-containing protein, producing the protein MRSYEDLVSEAEVADVDGWGFDWLTGRATEERPPWGFARLLAQRLATVESALDLDTGGGEVVGEAGVLPSRMVVTEAWPPNAARARERLGPRGVEVVETSIDGPIPLEDNSFQLVSSRHPVRPDWPEIHRVLEPGGHYFAQHVGPASGFELIEHFLGPLPEDVRQGRHPDDEATAAQHAGLNVVDLRTATCRMEFFDIGAVVWTLRKLVWWVPDFGVARYDRELRELDAQMRSGKPFVAHSTRHLVDARR; encoded by the coding sequence ATGCGCTCCTACGAGGATCTGGTCAGCGAGGCCGAGGTCGCCGACGTCGACGGTTGGGGCTTCGACTGGTTGACCGGCCGCGCGACGGAGGAGCGCCCACCGTGGGGTTTCGCCCGCCTCCTGGCGCAACGCCTGGCGACGGTCGAGTCTGCATTGGACCTGGACACCGGCGGGGGAGAGGTGGTCGGCGAGGCAGGCGTACTGCCCTCGCGCATGGTCGTCACCGAGGCGTGGCCGCCCAACGCAGCCCGGGCGCGCGAGCGTCTCGGGCCGCGCGGGGTGGAGGTCGTCGAGACGTCTATCGACGGGCCGATCCCGTTGGAGGACAACAGCTTCCAGCTGGTGAGCTCACGGCATCCGGTGCGTCCCGACTGGCCGGAGATCCACCGGGTGCTCGAACCGGGTGGGCACTACTTCGCCCAGCACGTCGGTCCGGCCTCCGGCTTCGAGCTGATCGAGCACTTCCTCGGGCCGCTGCCCGAGGACGTACGCCAGGGTCGCCATCCCGACGACGAGGCCACCGCCGCGCAGCACGCCGGGCTGAACGTCGTCGACCTGCGGACCGCGACGTGCCGGATGGAGTTCTTCGACATCGGTGCCGTGGTCTGGACGCTGCGCAAGCTGGTCTGGTGGGTGCCGGACTTCGGCGTGGCGAGGTACGACCGCGAGCTGCGTGAGCTCGACGCACAGATGCGCTCCGGCAAACCGTTCGTCGCGCACTCCACCCGCCACCTCGTCGACGCCCGGCGCTGA
- a CDS encoding DUF418 domain-containing protein codes for MKRIDTLDVIRGIALCGILAANAPTVLNLPAEEGFNDVQVALGLTVHERFFPIFSLLFGLGFGLMLASARRRGETSRWPYVRRFAFLLALGGVHQLLQPGEALLPYALAGLLVLLPASWLPRWGVVAATAVLLPAGVVAGGGFALIPGAFVLGLALTAFDVPQRLEQPGAWRPALSLAVVTGAVAALLLPGLAANPGTLGFSMSSTVTGLLMATTYVGLTVALMHTPVRGALVATFGSLGRVSLTNYVGATLLLLAARPFQTQLGIDGTAQGLLRMLALCGGIALLQVVLSRVWLSRFPQGPLEQVWRRVTWGSARPVSRAAVPAPANA; via the coding sequence ATGAAGCGCATCGACACCCTTGACGTCATCCGGGGGATCGCCCTCTGCGGCATCCTCGCGGCCAACGCCCCGACCGTCCTCAACCTTCCCGCCGAGGAAGGATTCAACGACGTGCAGGTCGCTCTCGGGCTGACCGTGCACGAGCGGTTCTTCCCGATCTTCTCCTTGCTGTTCGGGCTCGGCTTCGGGCTGATGCTCGCGTCCGCGCGCCGCCGCGGCGAGACCTCGCGCTGGCCGTACGTCCGTCGCTTCGCCTTCCTGCTCGCACTCGGGGGAGTGCACCAGCTGCTGCAGCCGGGGGAGGCGCTCCTGCCGTACGCCCTCGCCGGGCTCCTGGTGCTCCTGCCGGCGAGCTGGCTCCCACGCTGGGGCGTCGTCGCGGCCACGGCGGTGCTGCTGCCAGCCGGCGTCGTCGCGGGCGGCGGATTCGCCCTGATCCCAGGGGCTTTCGTGCTCGGCCTCGCACTGACCGCCTTCGACGTTCCGCAGCGACTGGAGCAGCCGGGCGCGTGGCGGCCCGCCCTGTCGCTCGCCGTCGTGACCGGCGCGGTGGCGGCGCTGCTGCTGCCGGGCCTGGCTGCCAACCCGGGGACCCTCGGCTTCTCCATGAGCTCCACCGTCACCGGACTGCTCATGGCCACGACGTACGTCGGCCTCACCGTGGCCCTCATGCACACCCCGGTGCGGGGCGCGCTCGTGGCGACCTTCGGCTCACTCGGCCGGGTGTCGCTGACCAACTACGTCGGTGCGACGCTGCTGCTGCTGGCGGCGCGCCCGTTCCAGACCCAGCTCGGCATCGACGGCACCGCTCAGGGGCTGCTGCGGATGCTCGCCCTGTGCGGTGGAATCGCGCTGCTGCAGGTCGTGCTCAGCCGGGTCTGGCTCAGCCGGTTCCCGCAGGGCCCGCTGGAGCAGGTCTGGCGTCGCGTGACCTGGGGGAGTGCGCGTCCGGTCAGCCGCGCCGCCGTGCCCGCACCGGCTAACGCGTAA
- a CDS encoding DinB family protein, whose amino-acid sequence MTHTAKDLLHDYLRSAREALVWKTEGLSEYDVRRPLTPTGTNLLGLVKHLAVGESRYLGDVFGRPFEPYLPWWDDDQPEDVDMWATPEESREEIIGIYRAASAHADETIRTLDLVATGHVPWWPSPHVTLHGILVHVLSETSRHAGHADILREQLDGAAGMRAENSNLPERQQDSWNAYRAKVEAAAREAGK is encoded by the coding sequence ATGACCCACACGGCGAAGGACCTTCTGCACGACTACCTGCGCAGTGCGCGTGAGGCGCTCGTCTGGAAGACCGAGGGTCTGTCCGAGTACGACGTCCGTCGGCCGCTCACCCCGACCGGCACCAACCTGTTGGGCCTGGTCAAGCACCTGGCGGTGGGGGAGTCGCGGTATCTCGGCGATGTCTTCGGTCGCCCCTTCGAGCCGTACCTGCCGTGGTGGGACGACGACCAGCCCGAGGACGTGGACATGTGGGCGACCCCGGAAGAAAGCCGCGAAGAGATCATCGGCATCTATCGCGCAGCGTCCGCCCACGCCGACGAGACGATCCGCACCCTCGACCTCGTGGCCACGGGCCACGTGCCGTGGTGGCCGAGCCCGCACGTGACGCTGCACGGGATCCTGGTGCACGTGCTGAGCGAAACGTCGCGTCACGCGGGCCACGCCGACATCCTGCGCGAGCAGCTGGACGGCGCGGCGGGGATGCGCGCCGAGAACTCGAATCTCCCTGAGCGCCAGCAGGACTCGTGGAACGCCTATCGCGCGAAGGTCGAGGCGGCCGCCCGCGAGGCGGGGAAGTAG